GCTGGCCGTGCCGGCGTACTTCCCCGAGTCGTACGAATGGGCGTCGGCGGCCTACCTCCAGCTGGGACGGGTGCTCTACCGCGAGCGCGACGCCGACCGGGTGCCGGGCCTCGCCCAGGCGATCCGGTCGTGGCGGGCGCGGCAGACCCGCGACGAGCAGCTCGCCGACGTCCTGGAGACGGCCGGCGACCTGCTGCGGCGCGACGTCGACGGCGTCATCGGCCGGCTGGGTCGGGTCGTCGACTCGAAGCAGCGGCCGCTCTCCGACCCCGGCCTGGTCGACTTCTGCGTCGAGATCGTCGCCGACGCGCTCCGCGTCATCGACCAGCCGGGCGCGACCGGGGCGGCGGCCCAGCGGCCGGCCCTCGCGGCGCTGCGGGGCCGGCTGCTGCTGCTGCGCAACCGCGTGTTGACGGCGGACCTCGCCGTCCGATGACGCCGGGCGGCCGTCGTGATATCCTGGACTCGCCACGTCGGCGAGGGGTCCGGTCTCGGGTGCCGAGGAGAGGACGGGGATGGCTTTCCTGAAGCGCGCCAACGGCGATTCCGCCGGGCAGATCATCGAGCTGAAGCAGGAGCGGACGGTGATCGGCCGCTCGCCCGAGCAGTGCCACATCGTGCTGGGGCCCAACGGGGTCAGCCGCCGCCACGCCGAGATCTACCGCAAGGGGGACGACTACTTCGTCGCCGACCTCAAGTCGCGGAACATGACGAAGGTCAACAACGTCAAGCTGATGCCCGGCGCCGACCGCCAGCTCGTCGCCGGCGACCGCATCAACATCTGCGACGTCGAGTTCGTCTTCCACCCCCTGGAGCCCGGCGACCCCGAGCCCGACGGCGAGATCGTCATCGTCACCGAGGGCGAGGCCTTCGACATCCCCCCGCTGCACACCCTCGACGCCTCGCGCTCCAGCTCCGTCGCCAGCATGGTCAAGCCCGAGGTCAAGCTCAAGGCGATCCTCGAGATCACCCGCGACCTCTCCACCGAGCTGAAGATCGACCAGGTCGCCCCCCGCGTGCTGGAGTCGCTGGCCCAGCTCTTCCCCCAGGCCGAGCGCCTCTTCCTGGTCCTGATCGACCCGGTCACCAAGCGGCTGGTCCGCAAGGCCACCAAGGTCCGCCAGGCCCGGGGCCGGACCAACTTCCACACCAGCATCCCGGCCGACGAGGCCCCGATGCAGATGAGCCGGTCGCTGGTCAACCACGTGCTGGGCCAGAAGAAGGCGGTCCTCAGCCAGGACGCCAGCACCGACAAGAACCTCCCCACCAGCGCCTCGATCGCCGACCTCAAGATCCGGTCGGTCATGTGCGTCCCCATGGTCACGCCCAACGGCCAGCCGGTGGGGATCATCCAGCTCGACACCAGCGACCGCAAGCAGTTCCACCAGGAGGACCTGGACGTGCTGGCCGCCGTGGCGGGCCAGGCGGCCATCGCGATCCAGAACGCCCAGCTCTTCGAGTCGCTGCTGGAGCGCGAGCGGGTCGACCGCGACCTGAAGCTGGCCGAGCAGGTGCAGAAGCGGTTCCTGCCCCAGGACGTCCCCCACATCGCCGGCTACGAGTTCTTCGCCCACTACGAGCCGGCCTACGAGGTCGGCGGCGACTACTACGACTTCGTCCCGCTCGTCGGCGACCGCCTGGCGGTGGCGCTCGGCGACGTCTCGGGCAAGGGGGTCGCCGCGGCGCTCATGATGGCCAAGTTCTCGGGCGACACCCGCTACTGCATCCTCACCGAGAACGCCCCCGGGGCCGCCGCCGCCGAGCTCAACGCCCTGCTCTTCTCGGCCGGCATCGAGGAGAAGTTCATCACCCTGAGCCTGAGCGTGCTCGACGCCCGCCGGGGCTCGCTGGCGATGGCCTCGGCCGGCCACCTCCCCATCCTCGTCCGCCGCGCCGACGGCACGGTCGAGGAGGTCGGCGAGGAGATCGGCGGCTTCCCGCTGGGGATCATCCCCGGCGCCGAGTACAAGCAGGCCGAGGTCTTCCTCAGGCCCGGCGACGTCGCCGTCGTCTATTCCGACGGCGTCACCGACTCGCGGAGCGTGGACGAGGAGCTGTACGACTGCCGCGACAACCGCCGCCTGCTCCGCCGCGTGGCCGAGGCCGGCGGGGGCGCCGAGGCGGTCGGCAAGGCCATCCTCCAGGACATCCGCGAGTACTCGCTCGGCCACGTCCAGGCCGACGACATCACCCTCATCTGCTTCGGCCCCACCCTGGCCGGCCCCGAGCCGCATCCCGAAGGCCCCCCCACGTCATGAGCACGTCGGTCAAGATCAACAACCTCCGCCTCGAGCTCGACGACCCCGAGGAGGCCCTCCCCAGGCGGGTCGCCGACCGCCTCGGGCTGGGGGCCGGATCGGTCCTGCGCTGGCGGATCCTCCGCAAGTCGCTCGACGCCCGCCGCGTCGACGACCTCCACTTCAACTACGCGATGGAGGTCGAGCTCCCCGCCGCCGACGCCGACCGAGCCCTCTCGCGAAGGCCCGCCGCCGGCGTCATCGTCCAGCCCTACCTCCCCGAGGCCTTCTCGTGGCCCGCGCCGGGCGACCGGCCTTCGGAGCACCGCCCGGTCGTGGTCGGGGCGGGGCCGGCGGGGCTGATCGCCGGCTACCTGCTCGCCCTCAACGGCTACCGCCCCCTGATCCTGGAGCGGGGCCGCGCCGTCAAGGACCGGGTCGCCGACGTCCGCCGGTTCGACGCCGGGGGGGCCCTCGACCCCGAGAGCA
The DNA window shown above is from Paludisphaera mucosa and carries:
- a CDS encoding SpoIIE family protein phosphatase — protein: MAFLKRANGDSAGQIIELKQERTVIGRSPEQCHIVLGPNGVSRRHAEIYRKGDDYFVADLKSRNMTKVNNVKLMPGADRQLVAGDRINICDVEFVFHPLEPGDPEPDGEIVIVTEGEAFDIPPLHTLDASRSSSVASMVKPEVKLKAILEITRDLSTELKIDQVAPRVLESLAQLFPQAERLFLVLIDPVTKRLVRKATKVRQARGRTNFHTSIPADEAPMQMSRSLVNHVLGQKKAVLSQDASTDKNLPTSASIADLKIRSVMCVPMVTPNGQPVGIIQLDTSDRKQFHQEDLDVLAAVAGQAAIAIQNAQLFESLLERERVDRDLKLAEQVQKRFLPQDVPHIAGYEFFAHYEPAYEVGGDYYDFVPLVGDRLAVALGDVSGKGVAAALMMAKFSGDTRYCILTENAPGAAAAELNALLFSAGIEEKFITLSLSVLDARRGSLAMASAGHLPILVRRADGTVEEVGEEIGGFPLGIIPGAEYKQAEVFLRPGDVAVVYSDGVTDSRSVDEELYDCRDNRRLLRRVAEAGGGAEAVGKAILQDIREYSLGHVQADDITLICFGPTLAGPEPHPEGPPTS